The nucleotide window GGCGAACTTGTCCAGCTAACATCCTGCGGGCTTGGAAGATATTTTTCTCGCTTTGCCTGATCCCTGGAGAACCCACCTGAGCCGAAAATTAATCCTTTATTAACTTTTACCGTCATTTCTTTTCCATCTTTGTGTACCTTTAGACCGGTTACTTTATCATTTTCGTAAATAAAATCAACAAAAGGTGAGTTAAGCCAAATCTCCCCATCTAAATCTTTGTAAGTTAAAGCCATTCGAGCGATGAGCGCTCTTCCCAAGGCAGCATAATCCTTTTTAAATAATTTATGCTTAATTAAACGCCATCCAAGTGTTAAGGATGCTCTTTTCCCTGCCCATGATCTAGTAATCATATTAACTTTAACGAAATCCTGTCCGGTCATGACGAAACCTTTTGTATCCATTGCAGGAGGCAGAAGCATACCCTTCCACTCTTTCAAATCATTCAAATCAACTACTTTTGGTTCAATCGACCTGCCCTTTCCTTTACCTCCTGGGACAGTTGGATAATAGTCTGAGTAATTTTTAGCATAAGAAAATCTCATATGAGGGCCTAAATTATGCATATAATCCAACATTTCAATGCCCTTTTTTAAATATGTTTCTTTAATTTTATCATCCACTAAATCACCGACAGTTGAATCTAAATATAGTTTCGCCTCTTCATAGCTGTCGGCAGCACCCGCCTCAACCAAATAACGGTTATTAGGTACCCATACACCTCCACCGGATAAGGCGGAAGCTCCTCCGAAATGCTTTTCTTTCTCAATCAATAGTGTATGCAGTCCCTCTTTTTTGGCTGTAATAGCAGCAGAAAAACCTGACGCACCTGAACCGACGACTACAACGTCATACTCATAATCCCATCCCATGCAAACTCCCCCTTTATAATGTAAAACACAACTAAAATTATCGTA belongs to Pradoshia eiseniae and includes:
- a CDS encoding FAD-dependent oxidoreductase, yielding MGWDYEYDVVVVGSGASGFSAAITAKKEGLHTLLIEKEKHFGGASALSGGGVWVPNNRYLVEAGAADSYEEAKLYLDSTVGDLVDDKIKETYLKKGIEMLDYMHNLGPHMRFSYAKNYSDYYPTVPGGKGKGRSIEPKVVDLNDLKEWKGMLLPPAMDTKGFVMTGQDFVKVNMITRSWAGKRASLTLGWRLIKHKLFKKDYAALGRALIARMALTYKDLDGEIWLNSPFVDFIYENDKVTGLKVHKDGKEMTVKVNKGLIFGSGGFSRDQAKREKYLPSPQDVSWTSSPKGQTGDIIEPFAKLNAKFGLMDRVWGAPTVINHLGMPFFLVADRGIPNMIIVDQDGNRYINEPTPYHEFVDKMYEHNEKTNGKAITSWIILDARAKKRYIFTGLFPGQDFPESYYENGVVLAGETVEELEKKLNIPQGNLVKTINRFNEFARNGKDLDFHRGETTHDRYYGDPSLPNPNLLEINEGPYYAMKVYPGDIGTKGGVVTDEFARVVKEDGTVFDNVYACGNCSASIMGHSYPGPGATLGPGMTFGYVASLHCKDKK